From a single Herbiconiux sp. SALV-R1 genomic region:
- a CDS encoding glycerophosphodiester phosphodiesterase family protein: MTQNTPARPLVIGHRGASGYRPEHTEAAYRLAFAQGADAVEPDVVFSRDGVAVVRHENEISGTTDVAAHPEFADRRTTRSVDGEELTGWFTEDFTWAELSTLRARERLPTLRPESASHDDAFPLLRLVDVLRIVDEVAEETGRGVFPVVEVKHASHFDALGLPAAELVARALEESRWAGRGGQTGPTGRLVVESFEQTVLGELRMRGVDARYIYLVEAHGKPFDQVVRWGDAAVGYLDQLTDASLSQLAAEVDGISLDKALILPLDADGNSTRVSDVVARAHGAGLEVYTWTLRPENAFLPRDMRIGRSSSAFGQWQREYRTIMASGVDGVFADHPDLAVVARGGGVGGGA, encoded by the coding sequence GTGACGCAGAACACGCCCGCGCGGCCGCTCGTGATCGGCCATCGAGGGGCGAGCGGATACCGCCCCGAGCACACCGAGGCCGCCTATCGGCTCGCCTTCGCGCAAGGGGCCGACGCGGTCGAGCCCGACGTGGTGTTCAGTCGCGACGGGGTGGCCGTGGTGCGGCACGAGAACGAGATCTCGGGCACGACCGACGTGGCCGCGCATCCGGAGTTCGCCGACCGCCGCACCACCAGGTCCGTCGACGGCGAGGAGCTTACCGGCTGGTTCACCGAAGACTTCACCTGGGCCGAGCTCAGCACGCTGCGGGCGCGGGAGCGCCTGCCCACGCTGCGACCCGAGAGCGCCTCGCACGACGACGCCTTTCCGCTGCTGCGCCTCGTCGACGTGCTGCGGATCGTCGACGAGGTCGCGGAGGAGACCGGGCGGGGGGTCTTCCCGGTCGTGGAGGTCAAGCACGCGAGCCACTTCGACGCGCTCGGGCTGCCCGCGGCGGAGCTGGTGGCGCGGGCGCTCGAGGAGTCAAGGTGGGCCGGCCGGGGCGGGCAGACAGGGCCGACCGGGCGGCTTGTCGTCGAGTCGTTCGAGCAGACCGTGCTGGGGGAGTTGCGGATGCGCGGGGTCGACGCCCGGTACATCTATCTGGTCGAGGCGCACGGCAAGCCTTTCGACCAGGTCGTGCGCTGGGGTGACGCAGCGGTGGGCTATCTCGACCAGCTCACCGATGCATCCCTCTCGCAGCTGGCTGCCGAGGTCGACGGCATCAGCCTCGACAAGGCCCTCATCCTGCCGCTCGACGCCGACGGAAACTCGACGCGGGTGAGCGACGTGGTGGCGCGCGCGCACGGGGCGGGACTCGAGGTGTACACCTGGACGCTGCGGCCCGAGAACGCCTTCCTGCCGCGCGACATGCGCATCGGGCGCTCGTCGTCGGCGTTCGGGCAGTGGCAGCGGGAGTACCGCACCATCATGGCCAGCGGCGTCGACGGGGTCTTCGCCGACCACCCCGACCTCGCCGTCGTCGCCCGCGGGGGCGGTGTCGGAGGCGGCGCCTAG
- a CDS encoding Bax inhibitor-1/YccA family protein: MAEASSSNPAFAKNPIFNGKAAAQTPTISADGLQELYDRPSATPSETDRMSYEDTIVKTVGLFAVFLVTAVVGFLSNMPVPTVLGLGLMIGGFIGGLVFGLINAFKREPSVPLIFLYAAFEGLAIGAISGFFEARWGGIVLQAVLATVAVFGVTLALFANGKIRASKRATKIFLIAMVGYMVFSLLNLILMMTGVVTDPFGLRSGWIGLVIGVLVVIMAAYSLVLDFDAIQRGVRSGAPRKYGWSGAFGLMTTIVWLYLELLRIIAIFRN; encoded by the coding sequence ATGGCCGAAGCATCGTCCAGCAACCCCGCCTTCGCGAAAAACCCAATCTTCAACGGCAAAGCCGCCGCTCAGACGCCGACGATCAGCGCCGACGGGTTGCAGGAGCTCTACGACCGTCCGTCGGCCACGCCGTCGGAGACCGACCGCATGAGCTACGAAGACACGATCGTGAAGACGGTCGGGCTCTTCGCGGTCTTCCTGGTCACCGCCGTTGTCGGCTTCCTGTCGAACATGCCGGTTCCCACCGTGCTCGGCCTCGGTCTCATGATCGGCGGCTTCATCGGCGGCCTGGTCTTCGGTCTCATCAACGCCTTCAAGCGCGAGCCCTCGGTTCCGCTCATCTTCCTCTACGCGGCCTTCGAGGGTCTGGCGATCGGTGCCATCTCGGGCTTCTTCGAGGCTCGCTGGGGCGGCATCGTGCTGCAGGCCGTGCTGGCGACCGTCGCCGTCTTCGGCGTCACCCTGGCCCTCTTCGCGAACGGCAAGATCCGCGCCTCGAAGCGTGCCACGAAGATCTTCCTCATCGCCATGGTCGGCTACATGGTGTTCTCGCTGCTCAACCTCATCCTCATGATGACCGGCGTCGTCACCGACCCGTTCGGCCTGCGCAGCGGCTGGATCGGCCTCGTCATCGGCGTGCTCGTCGTCATCATGGCCGCCTACTCGCTCGTGCTCGACTTCGACGCCATCCAGCGCGGTGTGCGCAGCGGCGCTCCCCGCAAGTACGGCTGGTCGGGCGCCTTCGGCCTCATGACCACGATCGTCTGGCTCTACCTCGAGCTGCTGCGCATCATCGCGATCTTCCGAAACTAG